The Nitrospira sp. SG-bin1 sequence CATGCCCGCTGACACAAAACACTCTCGTGCCGGTGCTTTTTGGCGGTGAACCGATGGCCGCAAACCATTCGGGACCTCGGGTCATGATGTGCGGGAGATTCGCCAATGTCTCGACGTTGTTCACCACGGTCGGTTTATTATAGAGCCCATGCGTGGCGGGGAACGGCGGTTTAATACGGGGGAGGCCACGTTTGCCTTCCAGAGATTCCAAGAGGGCGGTTTCTTCGCCGCAGATATAGGCGCCTGCTCCCCGATGAACCCACACATCGACATGGATGTCGGTGCCGAGAATGTTTGTTCCGATATACCCGGCGCCTCTCGCCTCATCGATGGCCTGTTCCAAGATCTTCGAGCCCAGGACCATTTCGCCACGGATATAGATGTAGGCGGTTTCGGCACCGATGGCATAACAAGCCAACACGATGCCCTCCAAGACTTGATGGGGGTCCCGTTCCATCAGTTGCCGGTCTTTGAAGGTGCCGGGCTCGCTCTCGTCGGCGTTGCAGCACAGATAGCGAGGGCCTTGATAGTCTTTGGGCAGAAACCCCCACTTCACACCGGTCGGGAAACCCGCGCCCCCTCGGCCGCGTAATCCGGATTTGCGGACCATCCCCGTGACATCCGCCGGCGCGATTTTCCCAAGCGTGTTGCGCAAGGCTTGATAGCCCCCGGTCTTCTCATAGTCCGCCAGCGACCCGGTATATCCGGGTTGCATCATGTTTTTCAGCAGAATGAGTTCGTGCTTCGGCATGTCAATCTCGTGAAGCGAAAAGCGATTCACCGTCCTCATTTACGAACGACGAGATACCTGTCATGTTCACGCCCCCCGCTCCGAG is a genomic window containing:
- a CDS encoding NADH-quinone oxidoreductase subunit F (part of NADH-ubiquinone oxidoreductase complex I; shuttles electrons from NADH, via FMN and iron-sulfur (Fe-S) centers, to quinones in the respiratory chain; NuoF is part of the soluble NADH dehydrogenase fragment, which represents the electron input part of NADH dehydrogenase) codes for the protein MPKHELILLKNMMQPGYTGSLADYEKTGGYQALRNTLGKIAPADVTGMVRKSGLRGRGGAGFPTGVKWGFLPKDYQGPRYLCCNADESEPGTFKDRQLMERDPHQVLEGIVLACYAIGAETAYIYIRGEMVLGSKILEQAIDEARGAGYIGTNILGTDIHVDVWVHRGAGAYICGEETALLESLEGKRGLPRIKPPFPATHGLYNKPTVVNNVETLANLPHIMTRGPEWFAAIGSPPKSTGTRVFCVSGHVKRPGNYEVPMGITVRELVYEHAGGMRSDKPMKAFIPGGASAPFLTPAHLDVKLDFEHVAAAGSMLGSGGVTVMEEGTSMVWAALRLMEFFYHESCGKCSPCREGSSWLVQTLRRILAKRGRMEDLETLLDLCKNIAGRTVCAFGDAEVAPVQSTLKYWRQEYVDLINQAEAANLIRPEPVGLRHES